TTTTAATATGATAGTTGAAGTGAGTAAATTTGAAACGAGATGAAGAATAATGTTAAATATTTAGGGCCAAAAAGTTATTTGTAGGATTAAAAAAGAGTCGAAGGAGTATTTTGTTCATTCATCCCCAAATGTCCATTAACCAaagatgaaaattgaaaagttaaaataagaaaGAGTACAATAATGAATTTCCTATAATACACACCCACGGTTGATTTAtactaacaaaaataaaaataaaaaataatattcacTGGCCAAAACGATGCCGTGCCAGGTCCCACGATCCATCGCAACCTTTTCGCTTATCCTTCTCCACAGTTGTGGTGGAATCAAGAAAGCCATGGATAGACATATACAGATCTTTCTGAACAAAGTCTCCTACGTCTCAATCACCATAGCCACCTTCATCCTTCTCTTTCTCTTCCTCCAGACCCCTTCCACCTGCGTGGACCCCACAACCATCCCCCAACACCCCCAGTCCCTGTCCAAACGGGCCCACCAGAAATCCTTCCCGACATCAACCTGCGACTACACCCACCGGGCCTATACCTCCCTGgacaagaaaaacaagaagtTATGGAATTCTAAGGCCTGGGTTCAGACGGTTTCATCCTATAAATCCCTCTTTTCATCGTCTCTCCAAGGCCCGGTAAGGACTCACCTCTTCAACCATTCTCGGGCCCTGGTCGTTTCGGCCGGGCCGGGCCATGGGGTTATGGCGTTGGAGGAAATGGGAGTAGCTGATGTTACTGGGGTGGAGTTGGTGGACTCTCCTCCTCTTGTTAGCCGGGCTGATCCGCATAATTTGCCGTTTTTCGATAATGTGTTTGATTTCGGGTTTTCTGGGTACCTTGATCGGGCCCTGTTCCCGGACCGATATGTTGCGGAGATGGAGAGGACTGTGAGGAGTGGGGGAGTCTGTATGGTGGCTGTCGAGGAGTGTGGAGATCAAGAAGTGAGGGAAATTGTTAAGTTGTTTAGGAAATCTGCGTTGGTTGATGTTAAAAATGTGAGGTTGGCTGGGGAACGTAGGACTAGGATTATTATGAGAGTTGAATGAAAAATGATTCCTTTGCTatcttttttcttattttcgtaGTTGGTTTGAAGTAATCTGAATTAGGTTTGGTTTGTTTACTGATAGGTTAATTCATTTTGGAGCTAGAATTAATCATGTAATGGTTTTTTGTTGTTGATTGTACATGTATGTATCTTATGTGAAGTGGATTTAGTGGAATGGTTGAGACTTGCAACTCTTACACGGCATTCTGATGTGTAGAAGTATCCATGTAGTTATGAAGGATCTTTATGTAACAAAAGTTATCTGAGAAGAGTTTTATTTGTTATAGTTATATGAGTCTGATGCATTGCTTGTAAAGATTTATGTACTACTGgaagtttgaaattttgatttagTGCAATGATGAATCTGCAAAGTTGTCTGGATATGGACTTGGAGGAGTTCGAATATGTATGGTAATCTAGGAAGTGAATGGTGTAAGATTTTGATTCTACTGTATACTATGTGAGTTGAATTGGTGTTTGTTCCAGTTGATTATATACACTTGAAGAAATCTCTGaattgcaaatgaaatgctACCTCAGAATTGCATTAGTTAGTGCATACCATATTGTATGCTAATCCTGAATGTTTATTGTCAGCGAACCTTGAGTGAGTTATGTGTCCCTTATACACTGCCTTTTGGTTGTGGAATGAATTTCTGATGTATTCACATTACTCTGTCCTGGAAATTTTATTTGGGAAGTTCTTCCAAAAATGAAGGTGAAGGATGTAAGTAGGGTTCTTGaactttgcttctcaaaccataGCTTCAGAAGAACCTAAGAATAGTCTACTTAAAAGAGATGAGTGCAGCTTGTTTTTAGTGGTTTACGTTACCAAGTAAAATAGCACATTTTTCTGGGAACATAGTTTTACTCAAGGTTGCCAATGTAGCAAACCTGCGTCCAACAATGATGCCACAGGTCAACTTGTAAACTTAATTCTGTTAGTTGTGATGTGTCTGCATATTGTAGTtcaatttttgaagaaaaaatgacAAGCCTTTGGAAAAATGGCTGCTAGTGCCTTTCTTTAGAACTCTGAATCATATCGGTGACTGGTGATGCAAAAATTCAGTTGAACAGACTTTATGTATATAACTGCTGACGCCTACATTAGGACTAAATGTTGGGCTGTCAAAATTGAGTCTCTTCATAATTGACTTTCCTAACAGAGCTAGAGGTGGCAAGTTTTCCCTTATAGATTCACTAGCATCGGAGGTTATCCATGGCTTTGCAGTATTCATTAGTTGCAGGACTTTTCTTCTGCTACTTTCAGTGATCCTCTGTATTCGTTCTTAAGTTTCCAAGATAGCAAAGTTTAAGATGGCATAGGAAATGGAGCCTGCTCGCGTTCATTGGATTTGTCAGATATGACATGCCTTTTAACTCATTTTATGCTTTTTTCCCATCAAAGAAAAGATCGGGTGCCTATTCTGGAACTCAATGGCAGAATGGTAGAGATACCGAACTTCAACCATTGATGGTGCCTATCCGGATGGTGCTGCCTACTTTCATATCTGGTCTCCTATGAAAAGAACCAACATAGTCAAGATAAGAGCAATCCCTGAACGTTCCTGTACTCAGATGATCGTAATCACTGTGCTTCTTTATGAATCTTGGAAGCTAGACAGAAAACAGAGGCAGCGACATGGTGTAGTTGGAGGCTTGTATATTGGGGGCGGTGGTAGGTGAAGCTTGAGCTGTATTCTAGTTCCTTTTGCAGTCACAAGCTCCATTTCATGTTGTCTGCTGTTATTTCTTCGCAAGGAGCATGAACCGCTTGCAGGTGAGAGTGAGAGAAATGAGTCTGCTTTTGTGTGTACATGCTATCATGATTGGAAACTCGACTCGAGTTCTTTGATAAAGGCCCTAATTGAGCAACCTAGATTGAAGTTTGTCTCGTTTATGTTATCATGGATAAAGTCCTAAATGAGCAACCTAAGTCGAATTTTGTCTCCTTTATTTGACTTGCTCAAAGTAATTTCGAAGGCGTTTACACTTCTTTAAAGAATCACCACCAGCCAAAAACCTTAGCGAAATTGAATGTATAGCCAGAATGGCTCTGCAGCACCGATAAAACCTCCCCTAATTACAGTACAAGTCAAACTGGACTAACTAAAAACACAAGGATTTGAAACTCCTAATTCCTATACTTCTAACAATAGAAATGACTGAAAAGAAAATCAGGACCCGAATTTTACTACTTAAATAAACTCTTACTAGGCCAGATCCAGAGGAGGCATATCCATATGGCCTTAAGCCAGTCTCTCTTGAGAGCAATCCCAACCTGTTCATTCCTCTCTCTATCCTCTTCTCTTCCCTCCACTTTGCGACGGCTATATGCTAGCCCGTTCAAGCTATTTGAATTTCCCGCGTCTAAATTCTCATGTCTCGGTTACTGCTATTCGTCATTGCCTCTCACTCTTGACCACAACTTTGACAATAACAACAATCTATATTACACATTTGAACCTGAGGCCTACTACACATCCCTTCTGTCGAAATCTACCCACAAGTCTTTTTTAAACCAAATCCATGCCCAACTATTCACATTTGGGCTCCAGAACAATGGGTACATCATCACCAAGTTCATTCATGTGAGCTCTAATATCGGGGAAATCATTTATGCCCGGAAGatatttgatgaattttctgacCCATATGTGTTCTTGTGGAATGCAATTATTAGAGGCTATTCCAGCCACAACATGTTCCATGAAGCTATTGATATGTATAACAATATGCAAGAGGCATATGTCAGTCCTGATTGTTTCACGTTCCCTCATGTGCTTAAAGCTTGTAGTGGATTATCGGCTGTCAAATATGGTCAAGCTGTACATGCTCAAGCGTTTAGACATGGGTTGGAATCAGATGTGTTTGTGCAAAATGGGCTAGTCACACTGTATACAAAATGTAGGAAGATTGAGCTGGCTCGCATTATTTTCGATCGATTGGTTGAAAGAAATATAGTTTCTTGGACTTCTATTATTTCTGGCTGTGCGCAGAATGGACAGCCTATTGAGGCTTTGAGAATTTTTTGTGAAATGAGGAAATTGAATGTGGAACCTGATTGGATTGTATTGGTAAGTGTTCTAAGGGCTTATAGTGATGCTGAGGACTTGGAACAAGGTAAATGTGTTCACAGTTTGGTGATGAAAATGGGACTTGAATATGAACCAGACTTGCTTATAGCACTTACAGCTATGTACTCAAAATGTGGGCAGATCATGGTGGCTAAACTGTTGTTTGACCTAATGGAGGTCCAGGATGTTATTTTGTGGAATGTCATGATTTCAGGGTTTGCTAAAAATGGTCATGCTAGCAAAGCTGTAGAGCTTTTCCAAAAGATGTTGATGAGAAACATTAGACCAGATTCAGTGACAGTACAGTCCACAATATTGGCTTGTGCTCACGTAGGATCACTTGATCAAGCAAGATGGATGGACAATTATGTATATAACAGCAAGTTTAGAGATGATATCTGTGTGAAGACAGCTCTTATTGACATGTATGCCAAAAGTGGAAGTGTAGAATTAGCTCGAAAAGTGTTTGATCAGTCAATACACAGAGATGTTGTCCTATGGAGTGCAATGATAGTAGGTTATGGATTGCATGGGCGGGCCCGAGAAGCCATTGATCTTTTTACTATGATGAAGAGTGCAGGTGTGCACCCTAACGATGTAACTTTCATTGGGCTTCTTACTGCATGTAATCATTCTGGTCTAGTGAAGGAGGGATGGGAACTTTTCCACAGCATGAGACTTTATGGGATTGAGCCACGGCACCAACATTATGCTTGTGTTGTTGACTTACTTGGCCGTTCTGGACATCTGGAGAAGGCTTACAATTTTATCCAGAATATGCCAATTGAACCAGCTGTCTCAATTTGGGGAGCACTATTGAGTGCGTGCAAAATCCACCGCCATGTGAAACTGGGAGAATATGCTGCAGAGAAACTCTTTTCTTTAGACCCACTGAATACCGGGCACTATGTGCAACTATCAAATTTGTATGCTTCAACACGCATGTGGGAGGGAGTAGCAAAGGTACGAGTATTGATGAAGGAGAAAGGTTTAACTAAGGACCTTGGGTATAGTATGATTGAAGTAAATGGAAAGCTTCAAGCATTCCGAATGGGTGACAAGTCTCATCCAAGGTCAGAGGACATCTATAAGGAGCTTGAGATATTGGAGAGGAAGTTAATGGAGGCAGGATTTGTTCCAGATGCAGAATCTGCTTTGCATGATCTGGACACTGAAGACAAACAGGTGTCTTTATGTAATCACAGTGAGAGATTAGCCATTGCCTATGGGTTAATTAGCACTCCACCTGGGACAACACTAAGGATTACAAAGAATCTAAGGGCATGCGTAAATTGTCATTCAGCAACTAAGCTGATAACAAAACTTGTGAACAGGGAGATAGTAGTTCGGGATGCAAACCGATTTCATCATTTCAAGGATGGATTTTGTTCTTGTGGAGATTTTTGGTGAGATGGCTACAACTAGCTTTCTGATTATACTCAGCAGAATACCTACCCAGAAAGCTCGGCTGTTCTTTGTCCATGTACTTTACAGTACATCAGAACATGATCAGGAGGCTTGTTTTCGTTCTTGGCAAACTGATAGCCCCCACAAAAATCTGAAAAGGTTTTCACTGGATTTACCAAAAAGACAAACGTCAGAGAGTTTGTGCTTTGTAGTGCCTTTTCGCACATTGGCCGGCTCCATCAGTCTGTGTGCCAAAAAGTCCTCTGCTGCTGTTCACACCTTGAAGGAATCCAACACAGATTCAAACTATCAGGTTCTTCCACTCTCTTAGATCCGAGTGCAGGCTTGGTTTGCCTAGCTAAAAAGTCTCAATTGACCAGCCAGTGCCTATTGAAATTTCGGCCTCTCAGCAGGATAGTCCTTGCATCTTGTCTACACTATGTGCATAGACATCTAAAGAACGTATAAGGTAAGTCC
The DNA window shown above is from Coffea arabica cultivar ET-39 chromosome 5e, Coffea Arabica ET-39 HiFi, whole genome shotgun sequence and carries:
- the LOC140006599 gene encoding uncharacterized protein produces the protein MPCQVPRSIATFSLILLHSCGGIKKAMDRHIQIFLNKVSYVSITIATFILLFLFLQTPSTCVDPTTIPQHPQSLSKRAHQKSFPTSTCDYTHRAYTSLDKKNKKLWNSKAWVQTVSSYKSLFSSSLQGPVRTHLFNHSRALVVSAGPGHGVMALEEMGVADVTGVELVDSPPLVSRADPHNLPFFDNVFDFGFSGYLDRALFPDRYVAEMERTVRSGGVCMVAVEECGDQEVREIVKLFRKSALVDVKNVRLAGERRTRIIMRVE
- the LOC113688457 gene encoding pentatricopeptide repeat-containing protein At3g12770 gives rise to the protein MALSQSLLRAIPTCSFLSLSSSLPSTLRRLYASPFKLFEFPASKFSCLGYCYSSLPLTLDHNFDNNNNLYYTFEPEAYYTSLLSKSTHKSFLNQIHAQLFTFGLQNNGYIITKFIHVSSNIGEIIYARKIFDEFSDPYVFLWNAIIRGYSSHNMFHEAIDMYNNMQEAYVSPDCFTFPHVLKACSGLSAVKYGQAVHAQAFRHGLESDVFVQNGLVTLYTKCRKIELARIIFDRLVERNIVSWTSIISGCAQNGQPIEALRIFCEMRKLNVEPDWIVLVSVLRAYSDAEDLEQGKCVHSLVMKMGLEYEPDLLIALTAMYSKCGQIMVAKLLFDLMEVQDVILWNVMISGFAKNGHASKAVELFQKMLMRNIRPDSVTVQSTILACAHVGSLDQARWMDNYVYNSKFRDDICVKTALIDMYAKSGSVELARKVFDQSIHRDVVLWSAMIVGYGLHGRAREAIDLFTMMKSAGVHPNDVTFIGLLTACNHSGLVKEGWELFHSMRLYGIEPRHQHYACVVDLLGRSGHLEKAYNFIQNMPIEPAVSIWGALLSACKIHRHVKLGEYAAEKLFSLDPLNTGHYVQLSNLYASTRMWEGVAKVRVLMKEKGLTKDLGYSMIEVNGKLQAFRMGDKSHPRSEDIYKELEILERKLMEAGFVPDAESALHDLDTEDKQVSLCNHSERLAIAYGLISTPPGTTLRITKNLRACVNCHSATKLITKLVNREIVVRDANRFHHFKDGFCSCGDFW